One segment of Mycobacterium spongiae DNA contains the following:
- a CDS encoding Rrf2 family transcriptional regulator, giving the protein MRMSAKAEYAVRAMVQLAAADSGTLVKTDDLAQAQGIPPQFLVDILTNLRTDRLVRSHRGREGGYELARPGTEISIADVLRCIDGPLASVRDIGLGDLPYSGPTAALTDVWRALRASMRSVLEETTLADVAVGALPRHVAQFADDYRDQESRRHGALRGGD; this is encoded by the coding sequence GTGCGGATGTCGGCCAAAGCGGAGTACGCGGTGCGGGCCATGGTTCAGCTGGCTGCGGCGGACAGCGGCACCCTGGTCAAGACCGATGACCTTGCGCAGGCGCAGGGCATACCGCCGCAGTTTCTTGTGGACATCCTGACCAATCTGCGCACGGACCGCCTGGTACGAAGCCACCGCGGCCGCGAAGGCGGCTATGAGTTGGCGCGTCCGGGGACCGAGATCAGCATTGCCGACGTTCTGCGCTGTATCGACGGACCCCTAGCCAGCGTCCGCGATATCGGGCTCGGTGACCTGCCGTACTCGGGCCCAACTGCCGCACTGACCGACGTCTGGCGAGCGCTACGGGCCAGCATGCGGTCGGTGCTCGAAGAAACAACCCTGGCCGATGTCGCCGTCGGTGCTCTGCCGCGCCACGTCGCGCAATTCGCCGATGATTATCGGGATCAGGAGAGCCGGCGGCACGGCGCGCTACGCGGGGGCGACTAA